In Corynebacterium afermentans subsp. afermentans, a genomic segment contains:
- the secD gene encoding protein translocase subunit SecD translates to MSNNTRRSREVKGKKRWPARLLALFTLIVIGIYALVFFTGTKTAEPKLGIDLQGGTRVTLVPQGDEPTSEQLEDARNILENRVNGMGVSGASVVVDGNTIVIEAAGDDTAEIRNIGQTSQLFFRPVLDPPAADSTKIDQVTLDMTNEWVKYGIFTPQEGQAVLTQIAARKQAAEKEAEKAAENPQEESGEGKDVAPKEEEAPEAPKDVPQVSAKPLPEPNGPVEAAERRQETTDMLRRTRQSTDPTEQFAALTLMSARCMGQITDPLAGSDKADLPLVSCDPTSGQPLLLDEVPLLTGVTDADGPRLTGEQIDTNRAITGGFNPQSSQMEISFAFSQAGEPNGSETWAHLTSEMLQKQIAITLDSQVISAPVIQSPTPVGSATSITGNFTQEEAEGLANNLRYGALPLSFAGENGEPGGTALSVPPSLGQASLKAGLYSGLVGLILVALFVFAYYRLYGLISLASLVAAGALVYGTLVLLGRWIGYSLDLSGIAGLVIGIGATADSFIVIYERIKDEVRKGKTFRSATASGWQRAKDTVITGNMVTLIGAVIIYFLAVGDVKGFAFTMGLTTVFDLLVTFLVTAPLLIIASRSGFWSKPSVNGMGKAFETAEARRAQDDVDKHTLQPAATIEEN, encoded by the coding sequence GTGTCCAACAACACTCGGCGGTCCCGCGAGGTGAAGGGAAAGAAGCGCTGGCCCGCTCGGCTGCTCGCGTTATTCACCCTCATTGTCATCGGCATCTACGCCCTAGTATTTTTCACCGGAACTAAAACGGCTGAGCCGAAGCTCGGCATTGACCTGCAGGGTGGCACGCGTGTCACTCTCGTTCCCCAGGGCGATGAACCGACAAGCGAGCAGCTGGAGGATGCGCGCAACATTCTCGAAAACCGTGTGAACGGCATGGGTGTCTCCGGTGCGTCCGTTGTTGTGGACGGAAACACCATCGTCATTGAGGCCGCCGGCGACGACACGGCCGAGATTCGCAACATCGGTCAGACCTCGCAGCTCTTCTTCCGTCCGGTGCTTGACCCGCCGGCCGCGGATAGCACCAAGATTGACCAGGTCACCTTGGACATGACCAACGAGTGGGTCAAGTACGGCATCTTCACCCCGCAGGAGGGCCAGGCGGTGCTCACTCAGATCGCCGCGCGTAAGCAGGCTGCGGAGAAGGAGGCTGAAAAGGCCGCCGAGAACCCGCAGGAAGAAAGCGGTGAAGGCAAAGACGTCGCGCCGAAGGAAGAGGAAGCCCCGGAGGCGCCCAAGGACGTTCCGCAGGTGAGCGCCAAGCCGCTGCCGGAGCCAAACGGCCCGGTAGAGGCGGCTGAGCGCCGCCAGGAAACGACGGACATGCTGCGGCGCACCCGTCAGTCCACCGACCCGACCGAGCAGTTCGCGGCACTGACCCTGATGTCGGCGCGTTGCATGGGCCAGATCACCGACCCGTTAGCCGGCTCCGACAAGGCGGATCTGCCGCTGGTTTCTTGCGACCCGACGTCGGGCCAGCCGTTGCTTCTCGACGAGGTTCCTCTGCTTACCGGCGTCACCGACGCTGACGGCCCGCGCCTGACCGGCGAGCAGATCGATACCAACCGTGCGATCACCGGCGGCTTCAACCCGCAGTCCAGCCAGATGGAGATCAGCTTCGCCTTCAGCCAGGCGGGCGAGCCCAACGGCTCCGAGACCTGGGCGCACCTGACTAGCGAGATGCTGCAGAAGCAGATCGCGATCACATTGGACTCCCAGGTGATTTCCGCACCGGTGATCCAGAGCCCGACCCCGGTTGGTTCCGCAACGTCTATCACCGGCAACTTCACCCAGGAAGAGGCCGAGGGCCTTGCCAACAACCTGCGCTACGGCGCACTGCCACTGTCCTTTGCTGGCGAGAACGGCGAGCCGGGCGGCACCGCTCTGTCCGTTCCGCCGTCACTGGGCCAGGCATCGCTGAAGGCGGGCCTGTACTCCGGCCTGGTGGGCCTGATCCTGGTGGCGCTGTTCGTCTTCGCCTACTACCGTCTCTACGGTCTGATCTCGCTGGCGTCGCTCGTCGCCGCTGGCGCACTTGTCTACGGCACCCTGGTGCTGCTGGGCCGCTGGATCGGCTACTCCCTGGACCTTTCCGGCATCGCTGGTCTGGTCATCGGTATCGGCGCAACCGCCGACTCCTTCATCGTCATTTACGAGCGCATTAAGGACGAAGTGCGCAAGGGCAAGACGTTCCGCTCCGCCACCGCATCCGGCTGGCAGCGGGCGAAGGACACGGTCATCACCGGCAACATGGTCACCTTGATCGGTGCGGTGATCATCTACTTCCTTGCTGTTGGCGACGTGAAGGGCTTCGCCTTCACTATGGGCCTGACCACCGTGTTCGACCTGCTTGTCACCTTCCTGGTTACCGCGCCGCTACTGATCATCGCGTCTCGCAGCGGATTCTGGTCCAAGCCTTCCGTCAACGGCATGGGAAAGGCGTTCGAGACGGCTGAGGCACGTCGGGCGCAGGATGACGTCGATAAGCACACGCTCCAACCGGCCGCAACGATTGAGGAGAACTAG
- a CDS encoding ABC transporter substrate-binding protein: MSGRFTRAVAAVAAAAVSIFALTACDTSDSENEESKKLFGYQALGELRTTNSGTLEGATDLAEQLSVRLYPGVYVPGPSGQMIPNTDLVTTQVLPSDQRKVIYTLSDAAVFSDGTPVTCSDFLLTFTAGHYPSMFGSHMPLFDDTEELSCTPGSKEFTLTFKEKRGARWRGLFDAGTVLPAHAVAAKLGKSVEELDSDLQSNDFSRLKPIGDVWRHGFSLAEFDPALQVSFGPFKIAEVGERGEVTLVANEHYYGDAPQTPEMVIWPGSADSGELAEDEALRIGDLRQTSPAWHDVDAEGNRLSVDSQIGELTESLTFPLVGMWAFHENRQAFAKCVDPRAVAKASSDVAGIDVPVTPLHVLPHADPLSARVKDVAASNLDVDIEGASVLSGTEIRIGYPYPDARFAAMVESIRRTCEPAGITVKDVTEGGKTLADLPRAEYDEWGNETWTDGAADVILHATDPMREFPSANNRAQELGALRAQEGHLWKQLPSIPLAAQPRTFAVDGAVRNVVPYTGLAGIGWNMDRWQLNTETTPAEK, translated from the coding sequence ATGTCAGGACGTTTCACCCGTGCGGTCGCAGCGGTGGCTGCAGCGGCTGTGAGCATCTTCGCTCTAACCGCGTGCGACACAAGCGACAGTGAGAATGAAGAGTCGAAGAAGCTGTTCGGCTACCAAGCGCTCGGCGAGTTACGCACCACCAACTCTGGCACGTTGGAAGGTGCCACCGACCTAGCGGAGCAGCTTTCCGTGCGCCTGTATCCGGGGGTGTACGTGCCGGGGCCGAGCGGGCAGATGATTCCGAACACGGACTTGGTTACCACCCAGGTCCTGCCGAGCGATCAGCGCAAGGTGATCTACACGCTGTCCGACGCAGCAGTGTTTTCCGACGGCACACCGGTGACCTGTTCCGACTTCCTGCTCACGTTTACCGCGGGGCACTATCCCAGCATGTTCGGCTCCCACATGCCTCTGTTCGACGACACTGAGGAGCTGTCCTGCACCCCAGGGTCCAAGGAATTCACGCTCACCTTCAAGGAGAAGCGTGGCGCTCGCTGGCGCGGGCTTTTCGACGCCGGCACCGTGCTGCCCGCTCACGCAGTGGCGGCCAAGTTGGGCAAAAGCGTCGAAGAACTCGACAGCGACTTGCAGTCCAACGACTTTTCCCGCCTGAAGCCAATCGGCGACGTGTGGCGCCACGGCTTCAGTCTTGCCGAGTTCGATCCTGCACTGCAGGTGTCCTTCGGCCCGTTTAAGATCGCGGAGGTCGGGGAGCGGGGTGAAGTGACGCTAGTAGCCAACGAGCACTACTACGGTGATGCGCCGCAGACCCCGGAAATGGTGATCTGGCCCGGATCCGCTGATTCCGGCGAGTTGGCAGAGGACGAAGCGCTGCGCATCGGTGACTTGCGGCAGACCTCGCCTGCCTGGCACGATGTGGATGCCGAGGGCAACCGCCTCAGTGTTGACAGCCAGATCGGTGAACTTACAGAGTCGCTGACCTTCCCACTCGTCGGTATGTGGGCTTTCCACGAGAACCGCCAGGCGTTTGCCAAGTGCGTGGACCCGCGCGCCGTCGCAAAGGCATCGAGCGATGTTGCTGGCATTGACGTGCCGGTCACGCCGTTGCACGTGCTGCCCCACGCCGACCCGCTGTCCGCGCGCGTCAAGGACGTAGCGGCGTCGAACCTCGACGTGGACATTGAGGGCGCATCCGTGCTTTCCGGCACAGAGATCCGCATCGGCTACCCGTACCCGGACGCGCGTTTCGCCGCCATGGTGGAATCTATCCGCCGCACGTGCGAGCCCGCGGGAATTACGGTTAAGGACGTGACCGAGGGCGGAAAAACGCTCGCGGATCTGCCACGGGCGGAGTACGACGAGTGGGGCAACGAGACTTGGACCGACGGCGCGGCCGACGTAATTTTGCACGCCACGGACCCCATGCGGGAGTTCCCGTCCGCCAATAACCGCGCTCAGGAACTCGGTGCCTTGCGCGCCCAGGAAGGGCACCTGTGGAAGCAGTTGCCGTCAATTCCGCTCGCCGCGCAGCCCCGCACCTTCGCCGTAGATGGCGCAGTGCGTAACGTGGTGCCGTACACAGGTCTTGCCGGCATCGGCTGGAACATGGACCGGTGGCAGCTGAACACAGAAACAACCCCGGCCGAAAAGTAA
- the secF gene encoding protein translocase subunit SecF: protein MSSTKATSTHTSTEAADASNTVAAPVKAKRSAETLYDGTGAIDFVGRRKLWYGITLALVVISLLAMLFRGFNMGIDFEGGTKMTMPAGELVAEEVEETFVDATGVTPELTQIVGSGDTRTLEVNSGHLTQEQIDAARQAIFDEYQIEDHNGEPSADAIGDSTVSESWGSTITNRMLLAMAVFLVAAAVYVAVRLQREMAAAAMAALIVDGVLIAGIYALFGLEITPAMIIGLLTVLTFSLYDTVIVFDKVRENTSGVLDSRRSTYAEEANLAVNQTVMRSISTSVISALPIVALMIVAVWMLGVGTLKDLALIQLIGVIEGIFSSLFLATPLLVSLVNHKKKYKEHNAAVERYRARGAGELEDEAAEEVVREKRQVAAPVRRAGSSLDSADGAIGSSTWRPGR, encoded by the coding sequence ATGTCGAGCACCAAGGCAACTTCGACACACACCTCCACCGAGGCAGCGGACGCAAGTAACACCGTCGCCGCCCCCGTGAAAGCGAAGCGCTCGGCGGAGACGCTGTACGACGGCACCGGCGCCATCGACTTCGTTGGCCGCCGCAAGCTGTGGTACGGCATCACGCTCGCGCTTGTGGTGATCTCCCTGCTGGCCATGCTCTTTCGCGGCTTCAACATGGGCATCGACTTCGAGGGCGGCACCAAGATGACGATGCCGGCCGGCGAGCTCGTGGCCGAAGAAGTGGAGGAAACCTTCGTCGACGCCACCGGCGTGACTCCGGAGCTAACCCAGATCGTCGGTTCCGGCGACACCCGCACGCTTGAGGTCAACTCCGGGCACCTGACGCAGGAGCAGATCGACGCAGCGCGCCAGGCGATTTTCGACGAGTACCAGATTGAAGACCACAACGGCGAACCCAGCGCCGACGCGATCGGCGACTCCACGGTCTCCGAATCCTGGGGCTCCACCATCACCAACCGCATGCTGCTGGCAATGGCGGTCTTCCTCGTCGCTGCCGCCGTGTACGTGGCGGTGCGCCTGCAGCGCGAGATGGCGGCCGCCGCGATGGCCGCACTCATCGTGGACGGTGTGCTGATCGCTGGCATCTACGCACTGTTCGGGCTTGAAATCACCCCGGCGATGATCATCGGTCTGCTCACCGTTTTGACCTTCTCCCTCTACGACACGGTCATTGTCTTTGACAAGGTGCGCGAAAACACTTCTGGTGTGTTGGATTCGCGCCGCTCCACCTACGCCGAAGAGGCGAACCTGGCGGTGAACCAGACGGTGATGCGTTCTATCTCCACCTCCGTCATTTCTGCGCTGCCGATTGTGGCGCTGATGATCGTGGCCGTGTGGATGCTCGGCGTGGGCACCCTGAAGGATCTCGCCCTGATCCAGCTCATCGGCGTGATCGAGGGCATCTTCTCCTCCCTGTTCCTGGCCACCCCGCTGCTGGTGAGCCTGGTCAACCACAAGAAGAAGTACAAGGAGCACAACGCAGCCGTGGAGCGCTACCGCGCCCGCGGTGCCGGCGAGCTTGAAGACGAGGCTGCCGAAGAGGTTGTCCGCGAAAAGCGCCAAGTTGCCGCTCCGGTGCGCCGTGCCGGGAGCTCTCTCGACAGCGCTGATGGGGCTATCGGTTCCTCAACCTGGCGTCCGGGCAGGTAG
- a CDS encoding adenine phosphoribosyltransferase, whose protein sequence is MAPTPIDGNRYATARDALKDKIRHVQDFPEEGVLFEDLTPVLADPAALNIVIAEMATASRKLGADLIGGLDARGFLLGSAVAYELGTGILAIRKKGKLPPPVMTQEYTTEYSSAALEIPADGVDITGKSIVLVDDVLATGGTLVAARDLIERAGGTVAGYVVVLEVPGLGGRSKLGDAPLVVLGEEHPGNA, encoded by the coding sequence ATGGCCCCCACACCTATCGACGGCAACCGCTACGCCACCGCCCGCGACGCCCTGAAGGACAAGATCCGTCACGTGCAGGACTTCCCGGAAGAAGGCGTCCTGTTCGAGGACCTCACCCCGGTGCTCGCAGATCCGGCAGCGTTGAACATCGTCATTGCGGAAATGGCCACCGCCAGCCGCAAGCTCGGCGCCGACCTCATCGGCGGCCTGGACGCGCGTGGATTCCTGCTCGGCTCGGCTGTGGCGTATGAGCTCGGCACCGGCATCCTGGCGATCCGGAAGAAGGGCAAGCTGCCGCCGCCGGTGATGACTCAGGAGTACACCACGGAGTACAGCTCGGCCGCGCTCGAGATTCCGGCTGACGGTGTGGATATCACCGGCAAGAGCATCGTGCTTGTAGACGACGTGCTGGCCACCGGCGGCACCCTCGTCGCCGCTCGAGACTTGATCGAGCGCGCCGGCGGCACCGTCGCAGGCTATGTGGTCGTCCTCGAGGTGCCGGGCCTCGGCGGGCGCAGCAAGCTTGGCGACGCCCCGCTGGTGGTTCTCGGCGAAGAGCACCCCGGGAACGCGTAG
- a CDS encoding bifunctional metallophosphatase/5'-nucleotidase, translating into MFDFRRAGALIAATTTTAVVLTAAPFVAAAEADQVTINVANITDFHGRLEYNEYNKEMGAANVAGIMNYIRSKNPNTIVTNSGDNQGGSAFISAISDDKYTMDFVNAIGTDGTAVGNHEFDKGYQDLIERIIPGTNDKQIGANIFKEDGTREVKPYIIVERDGVKIALVGTTSNLTVAKSNPENVKGLDIRDSALQVNEEAKKIKDNGEADVVIALIHDPAKEASEKLDKDYVDFVFGGDSHIQDMNVDADVPYFQSYEYGKIVTDLAFTFDKETKDIVSHSAEQYDITDLEKLGITPDEEVEALVEKAKAEADELGQKVVAKVGDTFQRGSNPGDKTGTNRGTESTANNMIAESALVALEKFLGEDIDLGVMNAGGVRDDLKEGDVTYQQAFSVQPFSNSIDVATLTGAAIKEALENQWQTPEAAEKSGRPRLDMGLSDNVSYTYNPDAPRGEKITSISIDGKPVEMDKKYRVAASSFLFDGGDEFIDPAKATERNTVGYNDLQAFVDYLDSGAAKIRTGQKDVGVVLPEGGLKAGQKNIIELTSLSYSSEGEPMAKTASVKLGEATAEAEVDNEVTDADTGFGEQGRAKVELEIPAEAAGEQTLEITTDAGTMVSLPVTVAQADKPAEDDGKDKPAKENGSSDAPIGVILGVIAAVLVLVLPLALAFPIDSVLGPIALLNNNK; encoded by the coding sequence GTGTTTGATTTCCGCCGCGCTGGCGCGCTGATCGCCGCAACCACCACGACCGCCGTCGTGCTCACCGCAGCACCGTTCGTTGCAGCCGCCGAGGCTGACCAGGTCACGATCAACGTCGCCAACATCACCGACTTCCACGGTCGCCTGGAGTACAACGAGTACAACAAGGAGATGGGTGCCGCCAACGTCGCCGGCATCATGAACTACATCCGCTCCAAGAACCCGAACACCATTGTCACCAACTCCGGCGACAACCAGGGCGGCTCCGCGTTTATCTCCGCGATCTCCGACGATAAGTACACGATGGACTTCGTCAACGCCATCGGCACCGACGGCACCGCCGTGGGCAACCACGAGTTCGACAAGGGCTACCAGGACCTGATCGAGCGCATCATCCCGGGCACCAACGACAAGCAGATCGGTGCGAACATCTTCAAGGAGGACGGCACCCGCGAGGTCAAGCCGTACATCATCGTCGAGCGCGATGGCGTCAAGATCGCGCTGGTGGGCACCACCTCCAACCTGACCGTAGCCAAGTCCAACCCGGAAAATGTCAAGGGGCTGGACATCAGGGACTCCGCGCTGCAGGTCAACGAGGAAGCCAAGAAGATCAAGGACAATGGCGAGGCAGACGTCGTCATCGCTTTGATCCACGATCCGGCCAAGGAAGCCTCCGAGAAGCTCGACAAGGACTACGTGGACTTCGTCTTCGGCGGCGACTCCCACATCCAGGACATGAACGTGGACGCGGATGTTCCGTACTTCCAGTCCTACGAGTACGGCAAGATCGTCACTGATCTGGCGTTCACCTTCGACAAAGAGACGAAGGACATCGTCTCCCACTCCGCGGAGCAGTACGACATCACCGACTTGGAAAAGCTCGGTATCACTCCGGACGAGGAGGTCGAGGCTCTGGTCGAAAAAGCCAAGGCTGAGGCGGACGAGCTGGGCCAGAAGGTTGTGGCCAAGGTAGGCGATACCTTCCAGCGTGGCTCCAACCCGGGCGACAAGACCGGCACCAACCGCGGCACTGAGTCCACCGCCAACAACATGATCGCCGAGTCCGCTCTGGTCGCCCTTGAGAAGTTCCTCGGGGAAGACATCGACCTAGGTGTGATGAACGCGGGCGGCGTCCGCGACGACCTCAAGGAAGGCGATGTGACTTACCAGCAGGCCTTCAGCGTCCAGCCGTTCAGCAACAGCATCGATGTCGCAACCCTCACCGGCGCGGCAATTAAGGAGGCCCTGGAGAACCAGTGGCAGACCCCGGAGGCCGCAGAAAAGTCGGGCCGCCCGCGCCTGGACATGGGCCTGTCCGACAACGTCTCCTACACCTACAACCCGGACGCTCCGCGCGGTGAGAAGATCACCTCTATCTCCATCGACGGCAAGCCGGTGGAGATGGATAAGAAGTACCGCGTGGCAGCATCTTCCTTCCTCTTCGACGGCGGTGACGAATTCATCGACCCGGCCAAGGCGACGGAGCGCAACACCGTGGGCTACAACGACCTGCAGGCGTTCGTTGACTATCTCGATTCCGGCGCTGCCAAGATCCGCACGGGTCAGAAGGACGTCGGCGTTGTGCTCCCGGAGGGCGGCCTGAAGGCTGGCCAGAAGAACATCATCGAGCTGACCTCCCTGAGCTACTCCTCCGAGGGTGAGCCGATGGCGAAGACCGCTTCCGTCAAGCTGGGCGAGGCAACCGCCGAGGCCGAGGTGGACAACGAGGTCACCGACGCCGACACGGGCTTCGGCGAGCAGGGCCGCGCAAAGGTCGAGCTCGAGATCCCGGCCGAGGCCGCAGGTGAGCAGACCCTGGAGATCACCACCGACGCAGGCACCATGGTGTCCCTGCCGGTGACCGTCGCTCAGGCTGACAAGCCGGCAGAAGACGACGGCAAGGACAAGCCGGCAAAAGAGAACGGCTCCTCCGATGCGCCGATCGGTGTCATCCTCGGTGTGATCGCCGCTGTCCTGGTACTGGTGCTCCCGCTGGCACTGGCATTCCCGATCGACTCCGTGCTCGGCCCGATCGCGCTGCTGAACAACAACAAGTAA
- a CDS encoding RelA/SpoT family protein, producing MSARLARSLTGNSRSKTNPVLDPLLSLHRKFHPKADAELLDRAYSTAERLHEGVFRKSGDPYITHPLAVAAICAEIGMDTTTLVAALLHDTVEDTDYSLDDLTRDFGPEVAKLVNGVTKLDKVALGAAAEAETIRKMIVAMAEDPRVLVIKVADRLHNMRTMRFLPPEKQAKKAQETLDVIAPLAHRLGMASVKWELEDLAFAILQPKKYEEIVRMVADHAPSRDRALREITDVLQRELASNGITAEVMGRPKHYWSIYQKMAVRGHDFNEIFDLVGIRVLVETVNDCYAAIGVVHSLYSVMPGRFKDYISNPRFGVYQSLHTTVMTQTGRPLEVQVRTHEMHYNAEFGVAAHWRYKETKGSHKGDQSEVDQMAWMRQLLDWQKEAADPNEFLDSLRYDLASQQIFAFTPKGDVVDLPAGSTPVDFAYAVHTEVGHRCIGAKVNGKLVTLETELKSGDRVEIFTSKDQNAGPSRDWRDFVVSPRAKAKIRQWFAKERREEQLEAGRDALAAEVQRGGLPMHRLFTNESMRQVATRLHYQDVDALYTAIGAGNVSSQHVAHLLMDMFGGDDDAVDALTARTPMSALVRPQASGDGPAILVEGSPDVMAKLAKCCQPVPGDAIFGFVTRGGGVSVHRTDCTNANKLKGEPERLVDVEWANQRSHKSSSRATIQLEALDRNGLLTETTGVLSEAKLPILAMSSQAGDDRIAMIRLTIEVSDIKQLGSIMNQIRNIEGVFDVYRVTA from the coding sequence ATGTCTGCCCGTCTGGCGCGGTCACTGACGGGCAACAGCCGGTCGAAGACAAACCCGGTGCTGGACCCGTTGCTGTCGTTGCACCGCAAATTCCACCCCAAGGCTGACGCGGAACTGCTCGACCGCGCGTATTCCACTGCGGAGCGCCTGCACGAGGGGGTTTTCCGTAAATCGGGGGATCCGTACATCACCCACCCGCTCGCGGTGGCGGCCATCTGCGCCGAAATTGGCATGGACACCACCACGCTGGTGGCTGCGCTGCTGCACGACACGGTGGAGGACACCGACTACTCCCTCGACGACCTCACCCGCGATTTCGGGCCCGAGGTGGCCAAACTGGTCAACGGCGTGACCAAGCTGGACAAGGTCGCGCTCGGCGCGGCGGCCGAGGCGGAGACCATCCGCAAGATGATCGTGGCGATGGCGGAGGATCCGCGCGTGCTGGTGATCAAGGTGGCTGATCGCTTGCACAACATGCGGACCATGCGCTTTCTGCCGCCGGAGAAGCAGGCGAAGAAGGCGCAGGAAACGCTCGACGTCATCGCCCCGCTGGCTCATCGCCTGGGCATGGCGAGTGTGAAGTGGGAGCTGGAAGACCTGGCTTTCGCCATCCTGCAGCCGAAGAAGTACGAGGAGATTGTGCGCATGGTCGCGGACCACGCGCCGTCCCGCGACAGGGCGCTGCGGGAGATCACCGACGTGCTGCAACGAGAGCTTGCCTCCAACGGCATCACCGCCGAGGTGATGGGACGGCCGAAGCACTACTGGTCGATCTACCAGAAGATGGCCGTGCGTGGTCACGACTTCAACGAGATCTTCGACCTGGTGGGCATCCGCGTGTTGGTAGAGACCGTCAACGATTGCTACGCGGCGATCGGCGTGGTGCACTCCCTGTACTCCGTGATGCCGGGCCGGTTCAAGGACTACATCTCCAATCCGCGTTTCGGTGTGTACCAGTCGTTGCACACCACGGTGATGACGCAGACAGGCCGCCCGCTCGAGGTGCAGGTGCGCACCCATGAGATGCACTACAACGCCGAGTTCGGCGTGGCGGCGCACTGGCGCTACAAAGAAACGAAGGGCTCGCACAAGGGCGACCAGTCCGAAGTGGATCAGATGGCGTGGATGCGCCAGCTGCTGGATTGGCAGAAGGAAGCAGCCGACCCGAACGAGTTTCTGGATTCCCTGCGCTACGACCTAGCGAGCCAGCAAATCTTCGCCTTCACCCCGAAGGGCGATGTGGTGGACCTGCCTGCTGGTTCCACCCCGGTGGACTTCGCCTATGCGGTGCACACCGAGGTCGGTCACCGCTGCATCGGCGCCAAGGTCAACGGCAAGCTGGTGACGTTGGAAACCGAGCTCAAATCCGGCGACAGGGTGGAGATTTTCACCTCCAAGGACCAGAACGCGGGACCGTCGCGCGACTGGCGGGATTTTGTGGTCTCCCCGCGCGCGAAGGCGAAGATCCGCCAGTGGTTTGCCAAGGAGCGCCGCGAGGAGCAGCTCGAGGCAGGCCGCGACGCGCTCGCCGCGGAGGTGCAGCGCGGCGGGTTGCCAATGCACCGTCTTTTCACCAACGAGTCCATGCGACAGGTGGCGACTCGCCTGCACTACCAGGACGTGGACGCGCTGTACACGGCGATCGGCGCGGGCAACGTCTCCAGTCAGCACGTCGCGCACCTGCTGATGGACATGTTCGGCGGCGACGACGACGCCGTTGATGCGCTCACGGCACGCACCCCGATGTCGGCGTTGGTGCGCCCGCAGGCCAGCGGCGACGGCCCCGCGATCCTGGTGGAAGGCAGCCCGGATGTGATGGCGAAGTTGGCTAAGTGCTGCCAGCCGGTGCCCGGCGACGCCATTTTCGGTTTTGTCACCCGCGGCGGGGGAGTGTCGGTGCACCGCACCGATTGCACCAACGCCAACAAGCTCAAGGGCGAGCCGGAGCGCCTGGTTGATGTCGAGTGGGCGAACCAGCGCTCGCACAAGAGCTCGTCGCGGGCCACCATCCAGCTGGAGGCATTGGACCGAAACGGCCTGCTCACGGAGACCACCGGGGTGCTTTCGGAGGCAAAGCTGCCCATCCTGGCCATGTCGTCTCAGGCGGGAGACGACCGCATCGCCATGATTCGTTTGACCATCGAGGTCTCCGATATTAAGCAGCTGGGGTCCATCATGAATCAGATCCGCAACATCGAGGGAGTCTTTGACGTCTATCGCGTCACTGCTTAG
- the ruvB gene encoding Holliday junction branch migration DNA helicase RuvB: MSDVEKTEFELPEGFAAKAPSPVDAHAQADEHDIERSLRPKSINEFIGQPKVREQLNLVLAGACSRGVTPDHILLSGPPGLGKTTMAMIVAQELGTSLRMTSGPALERAGDLAAMLSNLMEGDVLFIDEIHRIARPAEEMLYMAMEDFRIDVIVGKGPGATSIPLEIPPFTLVGATTRAGMLTGPLRDRFGFTAQMEFYDVEDLTQVVSRAADILAMHIDTDAAVEIASRSRGTPRIANRLLRRVRDWADVHGDGHVNLEAARSALSVFDVDELGLDRLDRAVLDALIRGHGGGPVGVGTLAIAVGEEPGTIEEVCEPYLVRAGLMSRTGRGRVATAAAWEHLGLQAPPDAPGQMSLY, encoded by the coding sequence GTGTCGGATGTGGAAAAGACAGAGTTTGAGCTGCCGGAAGGGTTCGCGGCGAAGGCTCCGTCGCCAGTAGACGCGCACGCGCAGGCAGACGAGCATGACATCGAGCGTTCGCTACGCCCGAAATCGATCAATGAGTTTATCGGCCAGCCCAAGGTGCGTGAGCAGCTCAACCTGGTGCTTGCGGGTGCGTGCAGCCGCGGGGTGACCCCGGACCACATCCTTCTGTCCGGCCCGCCGGGGTTGGGCAAGACCACCATGGCGATGATCGTGGCGCAGGAATTGGGAACCTCGCTGCGGATGACGTCGGGTCCGGCACTTGAGCGCGCAGGCGATCTAGCTGCGATGCTTTCCAACCTGATGGAAGGCGACGTGCTGTTCATCGACGAAATCCACCGCATCGCCCGCCCTGCAGAGGAAATGCTCTACATGGCAATGGAGGACTTCCGCATCGACGTGATCGTGGGCAAAGGTCCCGGTGCGACTTCGATCCCGTTGGAGATCCCGCCGTTTACCCTCGTCGGGGCGACAACCCGCGCGGGCATGCTCACAGGCCCACTGCGCGACCGTTTCGGGTTCACCGCCCAGATGGAGTTTTATGACGTGGAGGACTTGACCCAAGTGGTCAGCCGCGCCGCGGACATCCTCGCTATGCACATAGACACGGACGCGGCGGTGGAAATCGCTTCGCGTTCGCGCGGCACGCCACGCATTGCAAATCGCCTACTGCGCCGAGTGCGCGACTGGGCGGACGTGCATGGCGACGGCCACGTCAACCTCGAGGCGGCGCGCTCGGCGTTGAGCGTGTTCGACGTGGACGAGTTGGGCCTGGACCGACTGGACCGTGCGGTTCTAGATGCGTTGATCCGCGGCCACGGCGGGGGGCCGGTGGGCGTGGGCACGCTTGCCATCGCCGTTGGCGAGGAACCCGGCACCATCGAGGAGGTGTGCGAGCCCTACCTTGTGCGCGCGGGGTTGATGTCTCGTACTGGGCGCGGGCGAGTGGCGACTGCCGCGGCGTGGGAGCACCTGGGGTTGCAGGCGCCGCCAGATGCACCGGGGCAAATGTCGCTTTATTAA